DNA from Mustela nigripes isolate SB6536 chromosome 14, MUSNIG.SB6536, whole genome shotgun sequence:
atctagacaccTAATAGTGTGTATAAAAATAGATGCATGAAGAGGTTATTTCTGTGAGGATATCCAAGTAACAGTAAACAATGGTTGTTTATGAGGAGATATCCCAGAAGATCTGGTACAGGCGGGAAACTTTTCTTTGTGTGTACTCAGCATGAAAGGTTTTTTCTTAACATGTACATGTATTACtttcacatttttgaaaaatgtttatttatttatttgacacacacacacacacagacacacacacacacacacacacacacacagatagagagagagagccagagagtacaagcagagggaatggcagagggagagggagaagcaggctctgcactgagcagagagcccaaccctgggatcataacctgagctgaaggcaactgcttaactgtctgagccacccaccccactttcgcattttaaaaaataaacttaaaactcaaaatgaaaatatgtatgtaCGTAAGCATGCTTAACAAAAAAGAACCAGGAGGCTGTAATATATCAAGGAATTATTAGTGATTTACctattctctttactttttgtaagtctccaatttttctaaaataggaatgcgttgctttttgttttttaaagtttgaaaaataacacAGGATGATAATGACTCTTGTCTTGCCGGCTCATGGGGTGTTTTGAGGGTTATATTTATGCCTAAAAATTTAAGCAAGATTTCAACCTTAAAGAGAGCACCCCTGGCAAAATTCACCAGaggtgccccacccctccccaaagaGGTGGGAAATCTCTATTTAAGACTGAAGacaatctgtgtgtgtgtgtgtgtgtgtgtgtgtgtgtgtgtgtgtgtttggtaggGTTTGGAATCTACCATATTTCATCAAATATGAGATGCCATCAAATGTTAATTCCACCATTATTTTATGTtccactaagaaagaaaaaattgttaaaCTATGTCACATCTTCTACTATACAATGCATCTGGGTTTCCAAGATGTTAAAtctgaaaaatgtttctcttgaAATCAATGACACCGTAACTGTGTATCTTTTCCTCTTAGGGGGGTGGACCACTTAAGCAAAAACATTCACCTTCTTTCCCTTAAAGCCTTCTCCATTGCCTTGAGCCAGTCACCAAGTCGTGCTTTTTTTCCACCCCGATGCCTCTTTACCTCTCTCCTCCACCAGTGCACCAGCTTCCAACAGAGCCTGCTCATCTTACCCCTGCTATCCATTATTCATGCTGTAGCCAGAGTGATCACTTATGCCCCTGCTTAAACATTTCCACTGGCTGCTTTACCCGTAGGGTGAGGTCTGTTTCACTTGGCATTAAATTTTTTGCGacctggcctctgcctgccattttagTCTCTCGGCACTTCCTCCGAATGAAATTATTTGCTGCTGCCCGCAGCGTCATATGTTTTTTCAGCTCGCCCTTTCTTTGCACCAACTGTTTTCTATGCTCAGACGACTCTtcctcaacaagtatttattgaacacgtAGTAAGTACCAGGAGCTGAGAACAGTAGTGCGAGCAAGGCAGGCGCGAGCCCAGTTCTCGAAGAAGCCAATGGGAGAGacaaaaatgtaaacatgtaattattaattataagcACGCGTGGTGGGTATTTGTAAAGGTTTGTTGAACATGTCAACCACAGCCCCAGAAAGTTTAGGATTCGAATCCGCCCGGGAGGCAGTCTGAAAGGAATCTACCTGTGACTACCTAGGTGACTTTGTGGAACTGCCGAGTGGAGTCTCCACCTCTGTGAAGTGGAAAAATGCGCGCCCCGCAGGATTTCTGGGAGCATTTAGTGTGAGATACAGATGATCACGCGGGTCAGCCGGACCCGTGGGCCCCTCCGTGGCGCCGGTCCCCACCCCAGGAGGCGGCGAGCGGGACCAGGAGCTCCTTAAGCCGCGCGCCCGGCGAGGGCGCACCAGTGTGCCTCCGACCGTTCGGGGCCGAGGGCGGGGCAGGGGCCGCCGGCGTCGGACGCCGGCGTCGGGGAGCAGCGCTCCGCCCCATCTCCCCACTTCGGGGGACAGCCCCCCTCTCTCATTCCCGCCTCCGCCCCTGAATCACGGGGGGCGGGGCCGTGACCCATTCATGTCGGGAATCGGATCCAGATGTTCCCGCGGCGCGTGCAGCTGCATCCTTGCCTTTTTTGGCAAAAAACGTGCGGCCGCGAGCGGTTCCCGGGCCGCCTCCGCTAATCCTcgggaagagggggaagggggttgggggtcTGGGTCCAGACTGGGAATCCGCACGGGGTGCTCTGCGGGATTTGGGAAGGGCTGCTAAAAGAGGGGGGCGGTTTGTACTGCAGCGGGGAACCCACCGCCAACTCCACTCGAGTCCGGGacctcccccaaacccctcccacccccacccggaGGAAAAAGCCCTTCGCCAGCACTGGGGAGGCTGGTTAAGCCTGAGAGGGACGGTAGCAGCGTCGGGGATCCCAGTTCTCCGGAGATTTCCCACCCCGTGGCCCagcagcttcctcctctgccctgcaCGGAGGAGGTCTGGAAGAGCCTGAGTCTCCCGGTCTGCGAgggaaccccccaccccaccacccgcGGACAAACACAGAGAGGCCTTTGCTTCCTCACACTGCTTTATTGCAGAATCTGGAAGAGGGGGGAATGCACCAATTCCAcccctctgcccatctctgggCAAAACGGAGcgcaaacaaaatgagaaaacactcGACAGACACGGACTGGGCAAAACCCTGTGCTCTAGGATCCCCTTAAACAGTGAACCCCTGATTTGCTGCCTAGagagccccagccctggggatACGgtgggattgggggtggggaggatcaAACCTGAGAAGAGTCCACTTCTGAGGGCTTCTCAGGCACCCATAGAAGAGCTAAAGTCTCTGGAAAGAAGTCTAGATTGAAGGGGGCCTGGGTCCCAGAGTCCAGGTTTCGAGGGTTGGATAGAGAGCCCTGATCTGGGGAGAGGTCTTGGTCTGGGCACCAGACTGTGGGGAAAGGGCTGAATCCTGAAGTCCAGGCTGGCGAAAGGGATTTGAACCATGGAGGTCCATAAAGGTCCAGGTTTGGGGGCCCTGGGTCAGGGAGTACCGGTATGGGGGTGTTGGAGTGGGGAAGCTAAATCCTGGAGCCCAGGAGGAGCCCTGATTTGAGGAGGGGCTGGGTCCCAAAGATGGTATGGAAAAGGAGCCTTAGTCCTTGGAGCCCTGGTTTGGGAGGCCCTGGGCCCCGGAGTCCTGGCTCAGGGCCCTGCCTGGCTGCAACCCTGGCACAGCACTTGGTCTCCATCCGGCACAAAGCCTTGGCCCACCAGGGAGGTGGAGCAGCGGGCGCAGGAGAAGCAGCTGTGGTGCCAGTGGCGGTCTTCAAAGGACACATACTTGCCTCCGCCGAGTCCTGGAGGGAGGCTGGAGGTTAGCTCTGAGGATCCAGAGCATAGTCCTGTCCCTCAGACTCACCCCATTCCAGATCCCGATCCCAATCCCATTCCCTTGCTTGCACCCTACCCACCATGCTCGTTGACCCATGTCGCACCTGTGATGGGGCTTTTGCAGCTGCTGCACTTGGGTGCAAAGAGTTCTCCAAAACAGGCCACGCAGTAGGGATCATCATCCCGGGAGGTGAACTGCTGCCCTGCCAGGGGCGTCTGGCATCCCGTGCAGACCAGGCATTCTCGATGCCAGGGCTGGTCACGGTAGGTCACGCCGCCTTGCGTCAGCGTCTGTGGGGGCAGCACCGGTCAGCAGTGGGGAGCGGTGATCCCCACCCTGGGACAGAGCCTCGCTCACTCCCCACCACCGAccggccctgcccccaccttgcTGCAGCGAGCACAGCGAGGGGCAAACTTGTTCTCATAGCAGGGGACGCAGTAGTGAGCACCCTTGTCAGGCACGAAGGAACGGGAGCCAAGAGGCTGTTCACAGCCGCTGCACAGGAAGCAATGCTCGTGCCACGTCTGGCCTCCATATTCCAGCTTCCGGGACCCTGTGGGGAACAGGGGTCCCTCTCAGAGGCTGGGTCCCAAGCTCCTGAGCgctgccctctgctgcccccgAGAAGAGACCCCGCTGTTCCCAAAGCCTAAGCTGGGTAGCATCCACACATACGCATCAGGACCCTCACCACCCGTATGGCACCCACGACCCGCTCCTCCCCAAGACGACACATGCTAGGCCCCCAGAATCTAGACGCGAGGGTCTGGCATGTGTGAAGTCCCCACATGTGCTAGATAGGACCACGTCAGCATCCACCAGGCCTCCATGTCACAGGCACGATGACTCAGCACATGCTAAGCCCTTACACACCAGACACCTTACACACCAGCTTTAGCACAACTGCAAAGACCCAGGTGCACTACGCCAGCGAGTCTCTGCCCCTACTGGATTCTAATGCC
Protein-coding regions in this window:
- the FHL3 gene encoding four and a half LIM domains protein 3; amino-acid sequence: MSEAFDCAKCSESLYGRKYIQTDDGPYCVPCYDSTFANTCAECQQLIGHDSRELFYEDRHFHEGCFRCCRCKRSLADEPFTCQDNELLCNDCYCSAFSSQCSACGETVMPGSRKLEYGGQTWHEHCFLCSGCEQPLGSRSFVPDKGAHYCVPCYENKFAPRCARCSKTLTQGGVTYRDQPWHRECLVCTGCQTPLAGQQFTSRDDDPYCVACFGELFAPKCSSCKSPITGLGGGKYVSFEDRHWHHSCFSCARCSTSLVGQGFVPDGDQVLCQGCSQAGP